Proteins co-encoded in one alpha proteobacterium HIMB5 genomic window:
- a CDS encoding ATPase family protein (PFAM: ATPase family associated with various cellular activities (AAA)), translating into MNEDLKKNIQEINKLPGLKRVKDEVKSLVAFLESSKERKEQGLGDGPAITLHLIFSGDPGTGKTTVARILAQIYRDLGLIQGGKLIEVTRSDLVVAEKGKTAERAADKFNQAIDNVLFIDEAYTLVNKKDPNDNGQEAIDELLKYMEDYRDRLIVIVAGYAKNMKDFISANAGLASRFKRNIIFENYNDLELYQIFYKMCRDSNYMIANDASTPIKDACKKVIEITGDKYSNARDIRRFFESCIQYQSLRLTKKENKTKMDLMMIKKEDVESSIKNFA; encoded by the coding sequence ATGAATGAAGATCTTAAAAAAAATATACAGGAAATAAATAAATTGCCTGGTCTTAAAAGAGTAAAAGACGAGGTAAAAAGTCTAGTTGCTTTTTTAGAGAGTTCTAAAGAGAGAAAAGAGCAAGGATTGGGTGATGGTCCAGCTATTACACTTCATTTAATTTTTTCAGGTGACCCTGGAACAGGTAAAACTACAGTTGCTAGAATTTTAGCTCAGATTTATAGAGACCTAGGGTTAATTCAAGGTGGAAAACTAATTGAGGTTACTAGAAGTGATTTGGTGGTTGCAGAGAAAGGTAAGACAGCAGAAAGAGCTGCAGATAAGTTTAATCAAGCTATTGATAATGTTTTATTCATCGATGAAGCTTATACTCTTGTTAACAAAAAAGATCCTAATGATAATGGACAAGAGGCAATTGATGAATTGCTTAAGTATATGGAAGATTACAGAGATCGATTAATAGTAATTGTTGCTGGATATGCAAAAAACATGAAAGATTTTATATCTGCTAATGCAGGTTTGGCCTCAAGGTTTAAAAGAAATATTATTTTTGAAAACTACAATGATTTAGAGCTTTATCAAATATTTTATAAAATGTGCAGAGATAGTAATTACATGATTGCTAATGATGCAAGCACTCCAATCAAAGATGCTTGCAAAAAAGTAATTGAAATTACAGGAGATAAATATTCAAATGCAAGGGATATTAGAAGATTTTTCGAGAGCTGTATTCAATATCAATCATTAAGATTAACCAAGAAAGAAAACAAAACAAAAATGGATTTAATGATGATTAAAAAAGAAGATGTAGAGTCATCAATTAAAAATTTTGCTTAA